Proteins encoded by one window of Vigna radiata var. radiata cultivar VC1973A chromosome 5, Vradiata_ver6, whole genome shotgun sequence:
- the LOC106762349 gene encoding protein SMAX1-LIKE 4 isoform X2 produces the protein MRSGACTLQQTLTAEAASVLKHSLGLARRRGHAQVTPLHVAATLLSLRASSLRRACLKSQPHQTSHPLQCRALELCFNVALNRLPTTPGPLLHTQPSLSNALIAALKRAQAHQRRGCIEQQQQQPLLTIKVELEQLIISILDDPSVSRVMREAGFSSTAVKSNIEDTSSTPSVFQCYNTSGGVFSSPCSPSPSENTTATAFRQNHFLSAYTSSEFSSPFLFSPQKKASVFPITESPPPPPPSSKEDIKVVLDVLLRKKKRNTVIVGDSVALTEGLVGELMGKLERGDVPDELKSTHFIKFQLAPVSLRFMKREEVEMSLSALKRKVDSVASGGGAIFYVGDLKWTVEAPTSSEKDEGEVFGYNPVNHLLAEIGKLFCDSNTKVWLVATASYQTYMRCQMKQPPLETQWALQAIPVPSGGLGLSLHASSVHDSKMTISQNPSHMLETKLFSNSKEEQDKLNCCEECASNYEKEAQLFKPDQKKLLPSWLQSHTTAAHQKDELRQLKRKWNRLCHCLHQSKQSDNHWSNILHGNQSSNAKIYPYNSSYPWWPNQGSVFTDSSSISFADSPAKPAYSSNIVPRFRRQQSCTIEFNFSDVTQRKPSTALDSLKGMEGNSNEVKITLALGNSTFGGSGQTVENIITTDRTLRRAHICKLLQENVPWQSETVPSIAEALVDSKSAKQSATTWLLLQGTDSVGKTRLARAIAESVFGSVDVLLHLDMLKNSATPFAERVAGALKSQEKLVILIENLDFADAQFRKFLADGFESGNFGSLSRTEESSGRAIFILTNGDTRGNGEQNNKESVMKLVLKISETKGGLESSSSSPCSGEKRKGEVLDLFSKVKNRRVEGRKVFSRHSSFNNLDLNMKADEEGDENGEEKTGGSSPISSDLTRETVADPLSWNGVLESIENRFELNESAESEREVGEMLVSKMKEWFEEVYGKKFTVEERVIEEIGVGCGNFTNSMFEKWLKDIFQSSLQTVNFGGVEGGIGFTLCWDGKGDSKWDNGFMGSCLPKNLQVNYFMD, from the exons ATGCGCTCAGGAGCTTGTACATTGCAACAGACCCTCACAGCGGAGGCTGCTTCAGTGTTGAAGCACTCTCTTGGGTTGGCACGCAGAAGGGGCCATGCACAGGTCACCCCTCTGCATGTGGCTGCTACTTTGCTCAGTCTAAGAGCCAGTTCCTTGAGAAGGGCTTGTCTCAAATCTCAGCCACACCAAACATCTCACCCTCTTCAGTGCAGAGCTCTTGAGCTTTGCTTCAATGTCGCCCTCAACAGGCTCCCAACAACACCTGGCCCTTTGCTCCACACACAGCCTTCTCTCTCCAATGCTCTCATTGCTGCACTCAAGAGAGCTCAGGCTCACCAGAGAAGAGGCTGCATtgagcagcagcagcagcagccaCTTCTCACCATCAAGGTCGAGCTTGAACAGCTCATTATATCTATCCTTGATGACCCTAGTGTTAGCAGGGTTATGAGAGAGGCTGGTTTCTCTAGCACTGCTGTTAAGAGCAACATAGAGGATACTTCTTCCACACCTTCTGTTTTCCAGTGTTACAACACTTCTGGCGGTGTTTTCTCTTCTCCTTGCTCTCCTTCTCCCAGTGAGAACACCACAGCCACTGCCTTCAGGCAGAACCATTTCTTGTCTGCCTACACTTCTTCTGAGTTCAGTTCTCCATTTCTGTTCTCTCCACAGAAGAAGGCCTCCGTGTTTCCCATCACCGagtcaccaccaccaccaccaccctcTTCCAAGGAGGATATCAAGGTTGTTCTTGATGTCctcttgaggaagaagaagaggaacaCTGTGATAGTTGGTGACTCGGTGGCACTCACTGAAGGCCTTGTGGGAGAGCTGATGGGGAAGTTGGAAAGAGGAGATGTCCCTGATGAGTTGAAGTCAACACATTTCATCAAGTTTCAGCTTGCACCGGTTTCTCTGAGGTTCatgaaaagggaagaagtggAGATGAGTCTCTCAGCACTGAAGAGGAAGGTTGATTCTGTTGCATCAGGAGGAGGAGCCATTTTCTATGTTGGAGACCTCAAGTGGACTGTAGAAGCACCAACTTCTAGTGAAAAGGATGAAGGAGAAGTCTTTGGCTATAACCCAGTTAATCATCTACTTGCTGAAATAGGGAAGTTGTTTTGTGATTCCAACACAAAGGTATGGCTTGTGGCCACAGCAAGTTATCAAACATACATGAGGTGCCAAATGAAGCAACCCCCTCTTGAGACTCAATGGGCTCTTCAAGCTATTCCTGTTCCATCAGGTGGACTTGGCTTGAGTCTCCATGCTTCCAG TGTTCACGATTCAAAGATGACAATCTCCCAGAATCCATCTCATATGCTGGAAACAAAGCTCTTCAGTAACAGCAAGGAGGAGCAGGATAAACTCAACTGCTGTGAAGAATGTGCCTCCAATTATGAAAAGGAAGCTCAGTTGTTCAAACCAGACCAGAAGAAACTGTTACCTTCATGGCTTCAGTCTCATACCACTGCAGCCCATCAAAAG GATGAGTTGCGtcagttgaaaagaaaatggaacAGACTATGCCACTGTCTGCACCAGAGCAAACAGTCTGATAACCATTGGAGCAACATTTTACACGgcaatcagagttcaaatgCGAAGATCTACCCTTACAATTCATCATATCCCTGGTGGCCAAACCAGGGAAGTGTCTTCACAGATTCAAGTTCAATATCTTTCGCTGATTCACCAGCCAAACCGGCTTATAGCTCCAACATTGTCCCTCGGTTTCGGCGCCAACAATCATGCACCATTGAGTTCAATTTCAGTGATGTGACTCAGAGAAAGCCATCCACAGCCTTGGATTCTCTCAAGGGCATGGAAGGTAATAGTAACGAAGTAAAGATTACTCTTGCTCTTGGAAATTCAACATTCGGTGGTTCAGGGCAAACGGTGGAAAATATCATAACTACTGATAGAACACTGCGACGAGCTCATATTTGTAAACTGTTGCAGGAGAATGTGCCATGGCAATCTGAGACAGTTCCTTCCATAGCCGAGGCATTGGTTGATTCCAAATCTGCAAAGCAGAGTGCTACTACTTGGTTGTTGTTGCAAGGAACTGACTCTGTTGGGAAAACAAGGTTGGCACGTGCGATTGCAGAATCGGTGTTTGGCTCAGTTGATGTGCTCCTTCACTTGGACATGCTGAAAAATTCAGCGACCCCATTTGCTGAAAGGGTGGCTGGAGCCTTGAAAAGCCAGGAGAAGCTTGTGATTCTGAtagaaaatttggattttgcCGATGCCCAGTTCAGGAAGTTTCTTGCAGATGGGTTTGAAAGTGGAAACTTTGGAAGTTTAAGTAGGACTGAGGAGAGTTCAGGGCGTGCAATATTCATACTAACCAATGGTGACACAAGGGGAAATGGAGAGCAGAACAATAAGGAGTCAGTGATGAAGTTGGTGCTGAAGATAAGTGAAACGAAGGGTGGTTTGgagtcttcatcatcatcaccttgtTCGGGTGAGAAGAGAAAGGGTGAAGTGCTGGATTTGTTTTCCAAGGTTAAGAATCGAAGGGTGGAGGGTAGGAAAGTGTTTAGTCGGCATTCAAGCTTCAACAATCTTGACCTGAACATGAAAGCTGATGAAGAGGGGGATGAAAATGGGGAAGAGAAAACAGGTGGAAGCAGTCCAATTTCAAGTGATTTGACAAGGGAAACTGTGGCAGATCCATTGAGCTGGAATGGGGTTCTTGAGTCGATTGAGAACAGGTTTGAGTTGAATGAAAGTGCAGAGAGTGAAAGGGAGGTGGGAGAGATGTTGGTGTCAAAGATGAAAGAGTGGTTTGAGGAGGTTTATGGAAAGAAATTTACTGTAGAGGAGAGGGTGATAGAAGAAATTGGTGTGGGGTGTGGAAATTTTACTAACAGCATGTTTGAGAAATGGCTGAAAGACATTTTTCAAAGCAGTTTACAGACAGTTAACTTTGGTGGGGTGGAGGGGGGTATAGGTTTTACACTTTGTTGGGATGGTAAAGGTGATAGCAAATGGGATAATGGATTCATGGGTTCATGTTTGCCCAAGAATCTCCAAGTTAACTACTTCATGGATTAA
- the LOC106762349 gene encoding protein SMAX1-LIKE 4 isoform X1: MRSGACTLQQTLTAEAASVLKHSLGLARRRGHAQVTPLHVAATLLSLRASSLRRACLKSQPHQTSHPLQCRALELCFNVALNRLPTTPGPLLHTQPSLSNALIAALKRAQAHQRRGCIEQQQQQPLLTIKVELEQLIISILDDPSVSRVMREAGFSSTAVKSNIEDTSSTPSVFQCYNTSGGVFSSPCSPSPSENTTATAFRQNHFLSAYTSSEFSSPFLFSPQKKASVFPITESPPPPPPSSKEDIKVVLDVLLRKKKRNTVIVGDSVALTEGLVGELMGKLERGDVPDELKSTHFIKFQLAPVSLRFMKREEVEMSLSALKRKVDSVASGGGAIFYVGDLKWTVEAPTSSEKDEGEVFGYNPVNHLLAEIGKLFCDSNTKVWLVATASYQTYMRCQMKQPPLETQWALQAIPVPSGGLGLSLHASSVHDSKMTISQNPSHMLETKLFSNSKEEQDKLNCCEECASNYEKEAQLFKPDQKKLLPSWLQSHTTAAHQKLVEKMAHEEIECFQDELRQLKRKWNRLCHCLHQSKQSDNHWSNILHGNQSSNAKIYPYNSSYPWWPNQGSVFTDSSSISFADSPAKPAYSSNIVPRFRRQQSCTIEFNFSDVTQRKPSTALDSLKGMEGNSNEVKITLALGNSTFGGSGQTVENIITTDRTLRRAHICKLLQENVPWQSETVPSIAEALVDSKSAKQSATTWLLLQGTDSVGKTRLARAIAESVFGSVDVLLHLDMLKNSATPFAERVAGALKSQEKLVILIENLDFADAQFRKFLADGFESGNFGSLSRTEESSGRAIFILTNGDTRGNGEQNNKESVMKLVLKISETKGGLESSSSSPCSGEKRKGEVLDLFSKVKNRRVEGRKVFSRHSSFNNLDLNMKADEEGDENGEEKTGGSSPISSDLTRETVADPLSWNGVLESIENRFELNESAESEREVGEMLVSKMKEWFEEVYGKKFTVEERVIEEIGVGCGNFTNSMFEKWLKDIFQSSLQTVNFGGVEGGIGFTLCWDGKGDSKWDNGFMGSCLPKNLQVNYFMD, translated from the exons ATGCGCTCAGGAGCTTGTACATTGCAACAGACCCTCACAGCGGAGGCTGCTTCAGTGTTGAAGCACTCTCTTGGGTTGGCACGCAGAAGGGGCCATGCACAGGTCACCCCTCTGCATGTGGCTGCTACTTTGCTCAGTCTAAGAGCCAGTTCCTTGAGAAGGGCTTGTCTCAAATCTCAGCCACACCAAACATCTCACCCTCTTCAGTGCAGAGCTCTTGAGCTTTGCTTCAATGTCGCCCTCAACAGGCTCCCAACAACACCTGGCCCTTTGCTCCACACACAGCCTTCTCTCTCCAATGCTCTCATTGCTGCACTCAAGAGAGCTCAGGCTCACCAGAGAAGAGGCTGCATtgagcagcagcagcagcagccaCTTCTCACCATCAAGGTCGAGCTTGAACAGCTCATTATATCTATCCTTGATGACCCTAGTGTTAGCAGGGTTATGAGAGAGGCTGGTTTCTCTAGCACTGCTGTTAAGAGCAACATAGAGGATACTTCTTCCACACCTTCTGTTTTCCAGTGTTACAACACTTCTGGCGGTGTTTTCTCTTCTCCTTGCTCTCCTTCTCCCAGTGAGAACACCACAGCCACTGCCTTCAGGCAGAACCATTTCTTGTCTGCCTACACTTCTTCTGAGTTCAGTTCTCCATTTCTGTTCTCTCCACAGAAGAAGGCCTCCGTGTTTCCCATCACCGagtcaccaccaccaccaccaccctcTTCCAAGGAGGATATCAAGGTTGTTCTTGATGTCctcttgaggaagaagaagaggaacaCTGTGATAGTTGGTGACTCGGTGGCACTCACTGAAGGCCTTGTGGGAGAGCTGATGGGGAAGTTGGAAAGAGGAGATGTCCCTGATGAGTTGAAGTCAACACATTTCATCAAGTTTCAGCTTGCACCGGTTTCTCTGAGGTTCatgaaaagggaagaagtggAGATGAGTCTCTCAGCACTGAAGAGGAAGGTTGATTCTGTTGCATCAGGAGGAGGAGCCATTTTCTATGTTGGAGACCTCAAGTGGACTGTAGAAGCACCAACTTCTAGTGAAAAGGATGAAGGAGAAGTCTTTGGCTATAACCCAGTTAATCATCTACTTGCTGAAATAGGGAAGTTGTTTTGTGATTCCAACACAAAGGTATGGCTTGTGGCCACAGCAAGTTATCAAACATACATGAGGTGCCAAATGAAGCAACCCCCTCTTGAGACTCAATGGGCTCTTCAAGCTATTCCTGTTCCATCAGGTGGACTTGGCTTGAGTCTCCATGCTTCCAG TGTTCACGATTCAAAGATGACAATCTCCCAGAATCCATCTCATATGCTGGAAACAAAGCTCTTCAGTAACAGCAAGGAGGAGCAGGATAAACTCAACTGCTGTGAAGAATGTGCCTCCAATTATGAAAAGGAAGCTCAGTTGTTCAAACCAGACCAGAAGAAACTGTTACCTTCATGGCTTCAGTCTCATACCACTGCAGCCCATCAAAAG TTGGTTGAGAAAATGGCTCATGAAGAAATTGAATGTTTTCAGGATGAGTTGCGtcagttgaaaagaaaatggaacAGACTATGCCACTGTCTGCACCAGAGCAAACAGTCTGATAACCATTGGAGCAACATTTTACACGgcaatcagagttcaaatgCGAAGATCTACCCTTACAATTCATCATATCCCTGGTGGCCAAACCAGGGAAGTGTCTTCACAGATTCAAGTTCAATATCTTTCGCTGATTCACCAGCCAAACCGGCTTATAGCTCCAACATTGTCCCTCGGTTTCGGCGCCAACAATCATGCACCATTGAGTTCAATTTCAGTGATGTGACTCAGAGAAAGCCATCCACAGCCTTGGATTCTCTCAAGGGCATGGAAGGTAATAGTAACGAAGTAAAGATTACTCTTGCTCTTGGAAATTCAACATTCGGTGGTTCAGGGCAAACGGTGGAAAATATCATAACTACTGATAGAACACTGCGACGAGCTCATATTTGTAAACTGTTGCAGGAGAATGTGCCATGGCAATCTGAGACAGTTCCTTCCATAGCCGAGGCATTGGTTGATTCCAAATCTGCAAAGCAGAGTGCTACTACTTGGTTGTTGTTGCAAGGAACTGACTCTGTTGGGAAAACAAGGTTGGCACGTGCGATTGCAGAATCGGTGTTTGGCTCAGTTGATGTGCTCCTTCACTTGGACATGCTGAAAAATTCAGCGACCCCATTTGCTGAAAGGGTGGCTGGAGCCTTGAAAAGCCAGGAGAAGCTTGTGATTCTGAtagaaaatttggattttgcCGATGCCCAGTTCAGGAAGTTTCTTGCAGATGGGTTTGAAAGTGGAAACTTTGGAAGTTTAAGTAGGACTGAGGAGAGTTCAGGGCGTGCAATATTCATACTAACCAATGGTGACACAAGGGGAAATGGAGAGCAGAACAATAAGGAGTCAGTGATGAAGTTGGTGCTGAAGATAAGTGAAACGAAGGGTGGTTTGgagtcttcatcatcatcaccttgtTCGGGTGAGAAGAGAAAGGGTGAAGTGCTGGATTTGTTTTCCAAGGTTAAGAATCGAAGGGTGGAGGGTAGGAAAGTGTTTAGTCGGCATTCAAGCTTCAACAATCTTGACCTGAACATGAAAGCTGATGAAGAGGGGGATGAAAATGGGGAAGAGAAAACAGGTGGAAGCAGTCCAATTTCAAGTGATTTGACAAGGGAAACTGTGGCAGATCCATTGAGCTGGAATGGGGTTCTTGAGTCGATTGAGAACAGGTTTGAGTTGAATGAAAGTGCAGAGAGTGAAAGGGAGGTGGGAGAGATGTTGGTGTCAAAGATGAAAGAGTGGTTTGAGGAGGTTTATGGAAAGAAATTTACTGTAGAGGAGAGGGTGATAGAAGAAATTGGTGTGGGGTGTGGAAATTTTACTAACAGCATGTTTGAGAAATGGCTGAAAGACATTTTTCAAAGCAGTTTACAGACAGTTAACTTTGGTGGGGTGGAGGGGGGTATAGGTTTTACACTTTGTTGGGATGGTAAAGGTGATAGCAAATGGGATAATGGATTCATGGGTTCATGTTTGCCCAAGAATCTCCAAGTTAACTACTTCATGGATTAA